In Bradyrhizobium guangdongense, the sequence AGCCGGAGGGCATGGGCATGGGGCTGGCGATCGTGCGAACGATCGTCGAGGCGCACCACGGCACGATTTCCGCGGAGAACCAGCCGTTCGGCGGTGCTCTGTTCACGGTTCGCCTCCCGATCGCGAGTTAGCATCCCGCGCTGCAATGGGCGACGCTCCCGTTTCGTTGATTTTTGTCAATGAACGTCCCTCTCTCGGTCTCATGCTTATCGGCAGGACTGAAATGGAGGATGCGATGATCCGCTGCGGCAAGACGTTGCTCGCGCTCGCGCTGGTGCTGGCCGCGCCGGTTTGCGTGTCGGCCCAGACAAGCGACAAGTCGGCCGGACCAGCCCCGCAGGCGCAACCGGCCAGTCCCGCAACGCCGACGGCCGAGCTCCTCAAGCCCGAACAACTCGAAGCCCTGGTCGCGCCGATTGCGCTCTATCCCGACGAATTGCTGGCCAACGTGCTGGCCGCCTCGACCTATCCGTTGGAGGTAGTTCAGGCCGACCGGTGGCTGAAGGAACGCAAGAACCTCAAGGGCGACGCGTTGAAGACAGAGGTGGACAAGCAGGGCTGGGACGACAGCGTCAAGGCGCTGGCCAGCACCGCCGACGTCTTGACCATGATGAGCGATCAACTCGACTGGACCAAGAAGCTCGGCGACGCCTTTCTCGCGCAGCAGCCCGACGTGATGGACGCGATCCAGCGGCTGCGCAACAAGGCCTATGACAACAAGAAGCTGGTCACCACCAAGCAGCAGAAGGTCAGCGTCCAGTCTCAGGAAGGCAGGCAGGTCGTCGTGATCCAGCAGGCGGATCCCGCAGCGATGTATGTGCCGTATTACGACCCGGCCACCGTCTACGGCAGCTGGCCTTATGCGGAATATCCGCCGTATTATTGGGGCTATCCGTCCTATATCGGTGCGGGAGTGGTGGCGGCGGGCATCGCCTTCGGTACGGCCTGGGCGGTCGGACGCTGGGGCAATTACTGGGGCGGTGGCTGCAACTGGGGCAACCGCAACGTCTACGTCAATCACCGGACGACGAACATCGGCAACGGCTGGCAGCACAATCCGGCGCATCGACAGGGCGTGCGCTACAACAATGCGAACGTTCAGCAGAAATTCGGCAACAGCAATCTGAAAGCGGGCGCATCGGACCGGATGGACTTCCGCGGTCGCGACGGCAACCAGGTGCTGCGGCCCAATCAGGGGACGGGAGACCGAGCGGGCGACCGCGTTGGTGATCGGAATGGACCGGGTGATCGCGGAGGTGATCGCGCGGGGAATCGCGGCGATCGGCCCGGCGGCGGTGATCGCGGCGGTGCCGGAGATCGTGCCAAAGGCGGCGGTGATCGCGCCAAGGCCGCTGCCAAAGGAGGCGGCGATCGCGCAAAGGCCGCAAACCGCGCCGGCGGCGGCGGCAATCGCGGCGGCGCGATGAACGTCTCGTCCGGTCGGTCCGCGGCCGCGGCGTCAGCGCGCGGGCGGTCGAGCATGGCAAGTATGCCGCGAGGTGGTGGCGGCGGACCGAGCATGGCTGGCCGAGGCGGCGGAGGTGGGATGGCGATGCGCGGCGGTGGAGGAGGCGGCGGTCGTGGAGGTGGCGGGGGCGGCCGGCGCTCCGATATCGCGCTGAAGCACGACATCGTCCTGCTCGGGCACCTCGCAAATGGCCTCGGCTATTATCGCTTCAGTTATATCGGCAGCGACAAGGCCTATGTCGGTGTGATGGCGCAGGAGGTCGAACAGGTGATGCCTGACGCAGTGGCTCGCGGCAGCGACGGCTATCTCCGCGTCTATTATGAAAAGCTTGGCCTGACATTCCGCACCTACCGCGATTGGCTTGCCGGCGGCGCGAAGATCCCTGCGGAGGTGATGCCATGATCAGTCTGAAATCGCTGCAGCGCGCGGTGTTGCCGGGCATGTTCGTGTTTGCGCTGCTTGGTTCCGTGGCCCAGGCACAGCAATCCTACAAGACGCCAGAGGACGCGGCAGCAGCGCTTGCTGCCGCAGTCAAGAGCGGGCCTCGTGATACCCTCAAAGTGCTCGGCAGGGCAGCCGAGGACATCGTCTCCTCCGGCGATGAGGTTGCCGACAACGACATCCGCCAGCGCTTCAGCTCGATGTACGAGGCCAAGCACGGCATCAAGGCGGAGGGCAACAAGAGCGCAACCCTCATCCTGGGAGCCGACGATTTTCCGTTCCCGATTCCGCTTGTCAACACCAAGGCGGGCTGGGAATTCGATACCGACGAGGGACGCATCGAAGTGCTTCGCCGGCGGATTGGACGCAACGAGCTCGACGCGATCCAGACCGCGCTCGCTTTTGTCGACGCGCAGAACGAATATGCCGATAAGGACCGCGGCGAGGGCGTCGGCGTCTACGCGCAGCACATCATGTCCTCGCCTGGCAAGAAGGATGGACTGTTCTGGCGCGACGACAACGATCCGAGCCCGCTAGGACCCCTGGCGGCGCAAGCCTCGAGCGAGGGCTACAAAGCCGGCGAGAGCATGACGCCCTATCACGGCTATTACTTCCGCATCCTGAAGGGGCAGGGGCCCGACGCCCCCGGGGGCGCCTTGAACTACGTCGTCAAAGGCAAGATGATCGGCGGCTTCGCGCTGATTGCGTGGCCGGCCGAGTACGGCAATTCCGGCGTGATGACCTTCCTGGTCAATCATGCCGGCGTCGTCTACCAGAAGGATCTCGGCAAACGCACCGACTTCGTCGCCAAGCGCCTAACGCTGTTTGATCCCGACCAGACCTGGAAGAAGGTCGATGCCGCGAAGCCGTGAGATGACGGGCCCGCCGCTGCGGTCGCTCGGCCGCCTTGCCGCGATCGCGTTAATCGCCGTCACGATTCCAGCCGTTCCCGCGCTTGCGCAAGCTGCCGGCCAGGTCCGGGTCAAGATCGTAAAGGCGGGCCTGCTTTTGGGTGGCGGTGCCGGCAGTGGAGTATTGAACTATCGCGGTCGCAGCTATCCCTTCCGGGTCACAGGAATAAGCCTGGGGATCACGGCCGGCGCGACGGCCGGCCGCCTGTCAGGTTGGGCGTCCGGCATCAGGGAGGTCCGCGACTTCGCCGGCACCTACAGTTCGGTTGGTGGTGGCGGCGCTCTCGTCGGCGGTGTGGGTGGTGTTCACCTTCGAAACGACAATGGAGTTGTGATGGTGCTGCAAGGGCCCAAGGCCGGCCTTGAGATGGCCGCCAATCTCAGCGCGATCACGATCTCGCTGAAGTAAGCCAAATGCATTCTCTGCGGGATCATTTGGCCGCGGGCCGTTCAGATCCGGATTCCGGCGCAACGTCTTTCGCGCGATTTTACTCCCGCATCACCCAAATGGGTCATCATTGGGAAGCCTGGTTGGTCTAGTGATTTGTTCGCTTTCGTACCACCAAGCAGGGGTTTTGGTTGAGTCACCTTGGTAAAGATCGGGCGCCTGTCCAGATGAGCCGGAAGGACGGGTCCAGTTACTTCGCGATGTTCGATATCAAAGTCCGGAAGCGCTCCCGCTCCTGGGAATGGACGGTCTGCGCCTTGCCCGGAAAACCCGTGATGCTTGGCCGCGAGCGTAGCCGCGAGGCAGCCAGCTACAAAGGCGCGAGAGCTCTCTTCCTGCTGCTCTCGGCCCAACATACCGCGCCGCGTCGGGACCAGATCCGCTAGTCCCGGCGCGAAGCGTCCCGGACAGCGGCGAGCGCGCCGCTATCCTCACCTGCGTCCTTAAAACGCGTCGGGTCCGTGGCGTGGCCGGCATAGGAACCCTCCTCATCGTCAATGCTTGAATCTCCGGGTCAGCGTCGCCGCCGATGGCTGGCCTGCGTGGCCCCGCCTCCAAGTCCCCCCAGCCCCCCAGGGTGGGGCCGCGCGTCAGGAGAGGAGATGCAATTGTCCGAGCCGAGCGAGCAGGAGATCAGAGAGCGCGCGCACCAGCTATGGGAGCGCGCCGGCAAGCCCGAAGGCCGCGAGGACGAGTTCTGGCACGCGGCCGAGCAGGAGCTGCGCAACGAGGACAGGTCGGACACGATGCGGACGCCGGATACGCTATGAAGACGCCATGTCTGTTCTGCCGCGGTCTGGGCTGGGTTTGCGAAAACCACCCGCTACGCGCCTGGACCGAAGAGGCGGGCGGATGCCAATGCGGCGAAGGCATGCCGTGCACCTGCAACACGGTTGAGGACCCCGAGACGAGGGCCGTCATCGTCACGGCGGACACGACCTGGCACTAGAGGCGAGTGCATTCAACTGCGCTCGGCAATGGCGCTCTCGATCAGAAAAAAGCCGCCGGGCTCTTCACCTCGGCGGCTTCAAAAAGTCCGTAGCTGTTGATCGCCTCCGCAGCCTCGTGCGTACCGCCGTTACCTTGTTTGCGGCCATGCCGGATCCTTGTAGGCAAGGCGGTCCGATTCTGCTGTGACCCAAAGCACACAGAGAAGAAGCATGTCGGCAAGGCGATGTTGCTGCGGAGCCCGGCTGCTATTTCCGGCCGGATCCCGAAGTGCCGGTATTCGGGGCCGCGCTTCCCTGCGTCGTGCCGGCACCCGTCGCGTCCGGCGATGCGGGCGCGGATTTCGCCGGGGCACTCGATCCGCCGCCATTGTTGTCCGCCGGTGTATTCAAGCTCGAGGCTCCGGCGCCTGTCGTGCCGCCGGTGCCGGACGAATTGATGCTGGACCCGGTGTGGGATGCACCCGATCCGCTTTGCGCGCCGGCCGGCGATGTCGTGATCAGGGCCGCGACGAGTGCGACCAGGGCAGGGATCTTCATGTCGGTTCCTCCGGTTGAACGAGCAGGGATGAAAGGCGGCCGCTGAAGCACGATGTTGCGCGCTCATCGAACGGCAACTGCCGCGACGACTGAAAGTGCCTAATCGCGCGCAGCATTAGGAACTGGCGCATGTCTCCCGCGGTTGCCCGCCGAAGGGAGCCGACCATGCGCAGCATCAAGCTCGGACAGGTTCTTCTCATTGCAGCACTGTTCGCCATGCTCGGCCTTGT encodes:
- a CDS encoding DUF3300 domain-containing protein, which produces MIRCGKTLLALALVLAAPVCVSAQTSDKSAGPAPQAQPASPATPTAELLKPEQLEALVAPIALYPDELLANVLAASTYPLEVVQADRWLKERKNLKGDALKTEVDKQGWDDSVKALASTADVLTMMSDQLDWTKKLGDAFLAQQPDVMDAIQRLRNKAYDNKKLVTTKQQKVSVQSQEGRQVVVIQQADPAAMYVPYYDPATVYGSWPYAEYPPYYWGYPSYIGAGVVAAGIAFGTAWAVGRWGNYWGGGCNWGNRNVYVNHRTTNIGNGWQHNPAHRQGVRYNNANVQQKFGNSNLKAGASDRMDFRGRDGNQVLRPNQGTGDRAGDRVGDRNGPGDRGGDRAGNRGDRPGGGDRGGAGDRAKGGGDRAKAAAKGGGDRAKAANRAGGGGNRGGAMNVSSGRSAAAASARGRSSMASMPRGGGGGPSMAGRGGGGGMAMRGGGGGGGRGGGGGGRRSDIALKHDIVLLGHLANGLGYYRFSYIGSDKAYVGVMAQEVEQVMPDAVARGSDGYLRVYYEKLGLTFRTYRDWLAGGAKIPAEVMP
- a CDS encoding DUF2950 domain-containing protein; translation: MISLKSLQRAVLPGMFVFALLGSVAQAQQSYKTPEDAAAALAAAVKSGPRDTLKVLGRAAEDIVSSGDEVADNDIRQRFSSMYEAKHGIKAEGNKSATLILGADDFPFPIPLVNTKAGWEFDTDEGRIEVLRRRIGRNELDAIQTALAFVDAQNEYADKDRGEGVGVYAQHIMSSPGKKDGLFWRDDNDPSPLGPLAAQASSEGYKAGESMTPYHGYYFRILKGQGPDAPGGALNYVVKGKMIGGFALIAWPAEYGNSGVMTFLVNHAGVVYQKDLGKRTDFVAKRLTLFDPDQTWKKVDAAKP
- a CDS encoding DUF2934 domain-containing protein → MQLSEPSEQEIRERAHQLWERAGKPEGREDEFWHAAEQELRNEDRSDTMRTPDTL